One stretch of Brettanomyces nanus chromosome 4, complete sequence DNA includes these proteins:
- a CDS encoding uncharacterized protein (BUSCO:EOG09344GB6) codes for MKFLIHRPRSGSIMKLVRSPAIAIITLFLVTTILYVISTTSFNDTSKGLDLSPEKLKDRALNVFNKEKSQVSMDVDIPFMPKMGNETLRIELGHASWKLFHTILARYPDEPTETERGHLSTYIKSFAQVYPCGDCARHFVKLLKKYPPQLNSRKNAAIWGCFIHNQVNEVLHHPIYDCTSILEDYDCGCGADEESEDYTLHGKTMKDVQAEKDESEAKEHLDSIQVESKEEHIGG; via the coding sequence ATGAAGTTTCTTATCCACAGGCCCCGTAGCGGTTCCATTATGAAGCTCGTGCGGTCACCGGCGATCGCCATTATTACTTTGTTTCTTGTGACTACTATACTTTACGTTATATCAACGACATCATTCAACGATACCTCTAAGGGTCTTGATCTTTCACCAGAAAAGCTTAAGGATAGGGCATTAAATGTGTTtaataaagaaaaatctCAAGTTTCGATGGACGTTGATATTCCGTTCATGCCTAAAATGGGAAACGAGACTCTCAGAATCGAATTGGGACACGCATCTTGGAAATTGTTCCACACCATTTTAGCCAGATACCCGGATGAACCTacagaaacagagagaGGGCACCTAAGCACTTATATAAAATCGTTTGCTCAGGTTTATCCGTGTGGAGATTGTGCAAGACACTTTGTCAAATTGCTCAAAAAGTATCCCCCACAACTCAACTCGCGGAAAAATGCAGCAATTTGGGGATGCTTTATTCATAACCAGGTCAACGAGGTACTTCACCACCCAATATATGACTGCACAAGCATCCTAGAAGACTACGATTGTGGATGTGGTGCTGATGAAGAGTCGGAAGATTATACTTTACATGGTAAGACGATGAAAGATGTTCAAGCAGAGAAGGATGAGAGCGAGGCTAAAGAGCATCTAGATAGTATTCAAGTGGAAAGTAAGGAAGAACATATAGGTGGCTGA
- a CDS encoding uncharacterized protein (BUSCO:EOG09341GER), which produces MFIARRFFSVSRLLSSKVAVIGAGPSGFYTSLNLLRDKDPDLQVDMFEKNPCPFGLVRYGVAPDHPEVKNCQDRFQDTREDARFQYFGNVSIGSDLKLKELYDNYDAVVYAYGSSLENKLGIPGEEDHPAIINSRAFVGWYNGDPEYKDLDPPLDKVKSVVIIGNGNVAIDLARVLLAPINDHWKGTDITDHALAMLNLSTVNKVTIVARRGFLESKFTNKEFKELLELYKEGVHFGGWPEQKFATLNDMTLGRVDKRRLSLVNKYIGIASQQNEDSGSKEWFLDYLKSPIGFKVDPENSELLREIIFRESSITIEKIEGQDHKYKYKSKIEPTNEFSSIECQLVIPSIGYKCKPLAEFKELGIPFDDKRGVIPNVDGQVQGKEDSYCVGWIANGSRGNINSAVMTSALLADIIQEGLKSSNKEGRSVIESLLTERKVQVVNWEDWMKIEQYERTLGEQKGKIMDKVTDYNRMLEICKENLS; this is translated from the coding sequence ATGTTCATTGCCAGACGATTCTTCTCTGTATCCCGGCTTTTGTCTTCAAAGGTGGCCGTAATTGGTGCAGGACCATCTGGTTTCTACACCTCTTTAAACCTCTTGAGAGATAAAGATCCggatcttcaagttgacATGTTTGAGAAGAACCCGTGTCCGTTCGGCTTGGTTCGATACGGCGTGGCTCCCGATCATCCAGAGGTCAAAAATTGTCAAGACAGATTCCAAGATACAAGAGAAGATGCTAGATTCCAATATTTCGGTAATGTTTCAATTGGGTCGGacttgaaattgaaggagttaTATGACAACTACGACGCTGTCGTCTACGCTTACGGTTCCAGTTTGGAGAACAAGTTGGGGATTCcaggtgaagaagatcatccTGCAATTATTAATTCTCGTGCCTTTGTCGGCTGGTACAATGGAGACCCCGAATACAAAGATTTGGATCCACCTCTAGATAAAGTCAAGAGTGTGGTAATCATTGGTAATGGTAACGTTGCAATTGACCTTGCACGGGTCTTGTTGGCTCCTATTAACGATCACTGGAAAGGAACTGATATTACGGATCATGCTTTGGCGATGCTGAACCTTTCAACTGTGAATAAAGTGACTATTGTAGCTCGAAGAGGCTTCTTGGAAAGTAAGTTTACCAATAAggagttcaaagagttaCTTGAGCTTTATAAAGAAGGAGTACACTTTGGAGGTTGGCCTGAACAAAAGTTTGCCACTTTGAATGATATGACATTGGGCCGTGTGGACAAGAGAAGACTTTCATTGGTGAATAAGTACATTGGAATTGCTTCCCAGCAAAATGAAGATTCAGGTTCCAAAGAGTGGTTTTTAGATTATCTTAAGAGTCCAATTGGGTTTAAAGTGGATCCAGAGAATTCCGAATTGCTTCGAGAGATCATTTTCAGAGAAAGCTCTATTACAATCGAGAAAATAGAAGGCCAGGATCATAAGTATAAGTACAAATCGAAAATCGAGCCTACAAATGAATTTAGTTCAATCGAATGCCAGCTGGTAATTCCTTCTATTGGTTATAAGTGCAAGCCGTTGGCTGAGTTTAAAGAATTGGGTATTCCATTTGATGATAAAAGAGGTGTGATACCGAATGTGGATGGACAAGTCCAGGGAAAAGAGGATTCATACTGCGTGGGATGGATTGCTAACGGATCTCGCGGCAATATTAATTCCGCTGTAATGACGAGTGCTTTACTTGCAGATATTATACAGGAAGGACTAAAATCGTCAAATAAGGAAGGAAGGTCCGTTATCGAAAGTCTTCTCACGGAAAGGAAAGTGCAAGTGGTTAACTGGGAAGACTGGATGAAAATCGAACAATATGAAAGGACCCTGGGAGAGCAGAAGGGTAAAATAATGGACAAGGTGACCGATTATAATAGGATGCTCGAGATCTGCAAAGAGAATTTAAGTTAA
- a CDS encoding uncharacterized protein (BUSCO:EOG09344O16): MSFIFRRSLSTLIPPKIASPANIGSNPTAKRMQNIVAFYSKLPRGHTAAAAPKTPFGSYREKYRTSGAPIMHMVLFLTVFGYSMDYYFELSHEKDN, from the exons ATGTCTTTTATTTTCAGAAGGAGCTTATCTACTTTGATCCCACCAAAGATTGCCTCTCCAGCA AATATTGGCTCCAACCCTACAGCCAAGAGAATGCAAAACATTGTTGCTTTCTACTCTAAGCTTCCAAGAGGTCATActgccgctgctgctcCAAAAACACCCTTTGGTTCTTACAGAGAGAAGTACAGAACTTCTGGTGCCCCAATTATGCATATGGTTTTGTTCTTAACAGTTTTCGGCTACAGTATGGATTATTACTTTGAACTATCCCACGAAAAGGACAATTAA
- a CDS encoding uncharacterized protein (EggNog:ENOG41), whose translation MRSDLEADNGTSVSSKTPRTIRSFNTDIYAASTPTAHSSHFSVFPEADIVSLKPNRKFSPVYFQRNSSNSHSNLISDISKVTSTQSTNSQNSINHQWNHDTLSLSMGIPWDGLGHRHCVSSGELPSSQSIASSDLVLEIDSLYDLGIKSCNTSDANDITSTVGVSGTSGTSATAISGIKQPLEKVVLSSPSILKRSSSDSQIFEKRFELPESSLKLQPVRLPINGAGQKQPERAYSSITDASVVGDSDYDTAESNRPIISKNSFKFVKVATRSNKRVRSDCNVDSSYELSTEKFTKTGIEGLIEDYSSKFPKYKARIVLPKLNAERSSEILKIAEGKKMQLSDVKQILALLKLRNFDIKLRLIARIVGNSRLLKDIEFVEHEKDTGLIISERPDGDLNLTIKTYAGADDSKQMFEKSIVSCFRNVKEFQIYFRKPNEPTTYKSKNNLLNARSSKRRKLEDCTIPAKCVKRPLNSFMLYRSMMVKAIILISFMDSISSYIFSKTGMSYTEYDSMRELDFLNKLSKKADDKLLLDLKSHFKIKKFNHHMLIQIVSILWKTEDASVKNEFYEAAKMEKSIHTLCYPEYKYRPNRKT comes from the exons ATGAGG TCCGATCTTGAAGCTGACAATGGTACTAgtgtttcttcaaaaactcCTCGCACCATTAGGTCTTTCAATACTGATATCTACGCTGCCTCTACCCCTACTGCCCATTCCTCACATTTCTCGGTGTTCCCTGAAGCAGatattgtttctttgaagcCGAACAGAAAGTTCTCGCCCGTGTATTTTCAGAggaattcttcaaactccCATTCCAACCTCATATCTGACATTAGTAAAGTGACATCTACTCAGTCTACTAATTCTCAAAACTCTATCAATCATCAATGGAATCATGATACTCTATCTTTGAGTATGGGTATTCCTTGGGATGGTCTAGGTCATCGTCATTGTGTAAGCAGTGGTGAACTCCCGAGTTCACAGTCGATTGCTTCCTCCGATCTGGTTTTAGAGATAGATTCTTTGTATGATCTTGGAATTAAGAGTTGTAATACCTCGGATGCCAACGATATTACAAGTACAGTAGGTGTTTCTGGTACTTCAGGCACATCTGCTACTGCTATTAGTGGTATTAAGCAACCTCTGGAGAAAGTTGTCCTTTCGTCACCTtcaattttgaaaagaagtagCAGTGATTCTCAAATTTTTGAGAAACGGTTTGAGCTACCTGAAAGTAGTTTGAAATTACAGCCAGTACGTTTGCCAATAAATGGTGCCGGTCAAAAGCAGCCTGAGAGGGcatattcttctatcaCCGATGCCTCCGTTGTGGGCGACAGTGATTATGATACAGCTGAATCCAATAGACCAATTATTTCCAAAAATTCTTTTAAGTTTGTTAAAGTTGCTACTCGATCCAATAAGAGGGTTAGATCAGATTGCAATGTGGATTCAAGTTATGAGCTTTCCACAGAGAAATTCACCAAAACTGGAATCGAGGGACTAATTGAAGactattcttcaaagtttcCAAAGTATAAAGCTCGTATTGTGCTTCCTAAACTGAATGCAGAGAGATCTAGTGAAATACTAAAGATAGCAGAGGGTAAGAAGATGCAACTTTCAGATGTCAAACAGATCTTGGCTTTGCTAAAGCTGCGGAACTTCGATATCAAGTTGCGGCTAATTGCCAGAATAGTGGGTAACTCTCGTCTGCTTAAGGATATCGAATTCGTTGAACATGAAAAGGACACTGGACTTATCATTTCCGAGAGGCCAGACGGTGACTTAAATTTGACGATTAAAACATATGCTGGTGCAGATGACTCTAAGCAGATGTTTGAAAAGTCTATAGTTTCATGTTTTCGAAATGTCAAGGAGTTCCAAATCTATTTTAGAAAGCCAAATGAGCCTACCACTTacaaatcaaaaaataaTCTCTTGAATGCTAGAAGTTCCAAGAGGCGAAAGCTTGAAGATTGTACTATTCCAGCCAAATGCGTCAAGAGGCCACTCAATTCATTTATGCTTTATCGCTCGATGATGGTAAAAGCCATTATTCTCATTTCTTTCATGGATTCAATCTCCTCTTACATATTCTCAAAAACTGGAATGAGCTACACCGAGTACGATTCAATGAGAGAATTAGACTTCCTCAACaaactttcaaagaaagctGATGATAAACTGCTTCTTGACTTGAAATCTCatttcaaaatcaagaagtttaATCATCATATGCTGATCCAAATAGTCTCTATTCTGTGGAAAACAGAAGATGCTTCTGTAAAGAACGAATTCTACGAGGCTGcgaaaatggagaaaagcATTCATACTCTTTGCTATCCCGAGTACAAGTATCGTCCGAACAGAAAGACATAA